From the Eschrichtius robustus isolate mEscRob2 chromosome 19, mEscRob2.pri, whole genome shotgun sequence genome, the window atatgatatttgtctttctctgtgtgacttacttagCTTTGATCAGAAGAAGGTGTATCCTGCCTTCACTTTCCCCACTCTCCCACTCAGATCCTCTGCTTtttccctcacccccagcctcctTTCTCTCCTAATGCCCACTGCCTCTTACCTTAGGAAAAGCATCCCAGTTGAGGAAAGGAAGTTTCCTTTTGACagactaaaacagaaaaagagaaggagagtGATGTGTTACAGGTCAGGTGAGCATGGATCAGTAAGCGCTTGCTGAAGAGCTCTCTGTAGTGGTAACGGTATCATTGTTTTATAATTACAGTAAGCATTAATATTTCCTGAGCACTTTCTCTGTGCCTGCCTTATACTGACTGCTTTACAGGCATGATTTCATTTGGTCTTCATAGCAGTCTTTTGATGTCGGTACTGTCTTCGTCCCCACATCACAGATGAGGCGATAGAGACTCAGAGAAGCGAAGACATTTGCAAGAGAGCATGTAGCGAGTATGTGCGGGGTCATGCACTACAGGCTCTAATTCCAGCGCTACCACTGACTTAGCCTTCTAAGCTTGGGTAAGTCACCCAACttagaacctcagtttcttcctggaGGATGAGGGAATTCGAATAAACTCTTGACTGATTAAGTTCTTCCTTTTCAGAGATTGTCTTTGTGGGCCACGTTAGGAAAATAAGGTCTGGCCACGACAGCCTCCCCGGGAAGTTTTCTTCACTTGGGCAGCATCCAAGTGGGACAGTTACTCCCTCCTAGAACCCAGGAAAGAACCAAAAGGGCTAGACTAGAATGCGTTGCCACTACCCGGACAAACAGTCAGGAGAAAGAAGGTGCCCAAGCACTTACCTCTACGAGGGCGTGCCAGTTCAGGAATTCATTCCCCtccaaaacctttacagagagagaaagagaccagAAGAGGATCAGTTCCAGGGAAGGACAGAGCTTAGCCCCTAGCCCTCTGGGAAAGGTGAAGGACCATGACAGCTCTGCAAGCTCTCTACCCAGGCCTTGATCTCCTTTAGGATGTGGATATTTATGGGGGCCGAATTAAAGAATTAAACTTACAGATCGCAACTTGTCAACGTTCAGGAACTGGGCATAAGTGGCCTAGGCAAAGAAGCAGGGTGTTCAGAAAGTTATTTAGGAACATGAACAGATAGGGGACGAACTCGTAGTCAGATGGTGGGAAAACAGGGGATTTACCTCGTCGGGTCCTGGCACATTTTTACCAACGGTGATTCCTTCCTGGAAAGCGAAGGGGAGAAAGGGGACAAATGATCACACGATGGCAAATCCCCTTCCCCAAACCCTCTCTGCCAGCTCTGCTTCCCTGCACAGGCCAGTCCCATTCTCCACCACGGGGCCTCCGTTAACCCACTCTGTCCCAGCGTGGCGGATGATTGACAGATGTGCAGATGTGGAGAAGGGATGGGAGAGTGGCACGTGGGAGACAGAGAAGTCGGAGCCCAGGCCCGCATCCACTGCCGGCAGCAGGAGGAGAGGGTGGAGAAAGAGGATTCCTCCCAAGAAAAACGAGCTAGTGTGGTTCTGCCGTGGACTCGGGGTGTTCCTGAGACACCCATGCTCAGCCCATGGAGCTGGCACGGGAGATTGGAAGGCAGGTGGGAGCCAAGTTTCTGAGGTGCCCTGTCTGCCTTTACTTGCTGGAGGTTGGTTTGCTTTGTGACTTGAATTGCCACCAAAGTTTGAGTCTCCGTCTCCCTGCTCCAGCTGGTaagcccacctcccacccccggaCTTCAGTGCCTCCGATCTGTCGCCCTCCCAACCTCAGCTGCCCAGGTTCATTGCccctcatttcttccttcccaccaCAGAGGTCACAAACAGGTAGCCTACAGGCTAGACCCAAATGTTTAGATCTCATCGCaatttggtttgtttggtttttaatttgaattaaagGTTTTTAATTAGTAAGGATTCATAAATCCGATTTCCAGGTTCTcttgaaaatttttaaactcCGGC encodes:
- the KRTDAP gene encoding keratinocyte differentiation-associated protein; protein product: MKIPVLAAVVLLSLLAFHSAQGAALGSSEEGITVGKNVPGPDEVLEGNEFLNWHALVESVKRKLPFLNWDAFPKLRGISRAAADAQ